The genomic segment TCCTTCTTTTTTATACCAGCGAGCCTTATTCCCTTATCACTATTAAAAAGCAGGTTAAAACAGTTGAGGATATGAAAGGCATGAAAATAAGAATGTCAGGCGGTCCTTCAACCGATATGGTCAAGGCTTTAGGCGGTGTTCCCATGTTAATCCCCATGCCTGACAATTATATCTCTCTTCAAAAAGGTGTTATTGACGGAATGGGAGCGCCCTGGGAAGCAATCCATGTATGGCGTTTTTACGAGGTAGTTGATTATTATACAGAAGTGCCTTTTCCTGCTGTTTATTTTTCCATTGCAATGAATAAAAATAAATGGAACAGCCTGCCTAAAGACATTCAGGATGCAATTATGAGCGTGGGCGGTGAATTTGGTTCAAAATTCTGGGGAAAGAATTTTTTTGATTTGATGAAAGCAGAAGGTGTAAAAAAGATAAAAGAACAGGGGCAGGGAGATCATATTTATGAACTGACACAGGAAGAAAGAGAAAAATGGATAGAAATCGGCGGCAGACCTGTATGGGAGCAGTGGGTAAAAACTATGGAAGCTCAGGGGCATAAGAATGCACGCCAGATTCTTGAAACAACAATAAAACTTGCCCAGGAATAAGCCGGGAGATAAAAAATTGAAGGCTGAAAAAAATATATTTGAAACATTTATAAAAAATATATCCAAATTTCTTATGGCAGTTGGAGCAGTATTTCTAATGCTGATGATGTTTCTTACTGCTTTAGACGTTGTTTTCAGATATATAATGAACAGCCCTATTGCAGGAGCGCTGGAAATAGTTGAATACATGATGGCAGTACTGATTCCTTTCAGCATTGCATATTGTGCATTCCAGCGCTCCCATGTGGCAGTTGATCTTATATTTGAAAATTTTCCAAGAATAATCCAGAAAGGTGCAGAAATTATAACAATATTTTTGTCTTTTTTATTTATTTCAGCTATTACCTGGGAAAATATACTATATATCGGGGAAGTATATAGCTCAAAAATGACATCTGCTGTCCTGCTTATTCCCAGCTACCCTTTTGTAATTCCTACAGCACTGGGCTGTCTTGTATTCAGCTTAATACTTCTGCTTCATCTATACCAGGCATTCAGGGAGGCAGAATAATAATGAGCGCAAACATGGCAGGTCTTATTGGAATTATGATTCTCCTGGTATTTATCCTGGCAAGGATGAATATTGGTATAAGCATGGGGCTTGTAGGTTTTTTAGGATTTGCATATGTGGCTGGTTTTACCCCTGCCCTTGGAGTGCTGAAAACAGTACCTTATACAACCTTTTCAGAACACGGTCTCAGCGTTATCCCTCTTTTTCTTCTTATGGGGGCTTTTGCCTTTCACTCAGGAATGAGCGAGGATCTTTTTGATGCTGTTTATAAATGGCTTGGGCATTTCAGGGGCGGGGTTGCTATGGCTACAATTGTAGCCTGTGCATGTTTTGCTGCCATAAGCGGTTCAAGTCTTGCCACAGCAGCAACCCTGGGAGCTATCGCTCTTCCTGAAATGAAAAAATACAAATATGATGACGGGCTGGCAACAGGTGCTGTTGCAGCAGGAGGAAGCGTAGGCATTCTTATCCCGCCCAGTGTTATTCTCATTATCTATGGTATAATTACAGAACAGTCCATAGGAAAACTTTTTCTTGCAGGCTTTATCCCTGGTATTATGGAAGCTGTGTTCTATATATTTACAATAGGTTATCTTACATATTTCAAGCCCGAACACGGACCCAGGGGGCCGAAAACAACATTTAAGGAAAAACTCAAATCCTTAAAAAAAGCCTGGGAGGTATTTTTCCTGTTTTTTTTAGTAATCGGAGGTATTTACAAAGGAATCTTCACTCCCACCGAAGCTGCAGGCGTGGGAGCATTTGGAACATTTTTCTTTTCCCTTGTTAAAGGAAAGATGACATGGAAAAATCTAAAAGAAAGTCTTTCAAGCACAGTTGAAACAACTGGTATGCTCTTTCTTGTCATACTTGGGGCAATGATTTTCGGCTATTTCCTTTCAGTAACACGGCTTCCCATGGAATTTGCGTCAACAGTTGCCGGCCTTCCTGTAAACAGGTATGTAGTATTGGGGTTTATCCTGCTCATAGTGCTGTTTTTAGGATGCGTCATGGATTCCATGGCTATTGTACTTCTTACAATACCTGTTTTTTATCCATTAATACTAAAATTAAATTTTGATCCCATCTGGTTTGGAATCCTTGTTGTCAGGGTAACGGAAATGGGACTGATAACACCTCCGGTAGGCTTGAATGTATTTATAATAAAAGGTATCTCAGGTGTTCCAATTGGAACAATATTCAGGGGAGTAATTCCGCATCTTATAGCAGATTTTATCCAGGTACTTGTATTGATTATGTTTCCTCAAATTGTCCTCTGGCTTCCCAGTCTTATGGATTGATTTTTTAACATTCCGCATATTAAAATTTACTTGACAAATTATCAGTGTTCTTTTAACACAATCAGAATGTTGCATTTATAAAAATCAGATTCAAATATATGCAACACTTTTCAAATATTAAAATATCAGGCATTAAAAATAAGAGTTTCTGCCAAAACAATTGTGCAGACATATCTTTCACCAAATAACCTTCAGGAGGATTAAGATGACTGAACAGGTTTTTACCAATTGCACCAATGCCGGTCCTGTTTCCGTTTATGTAAAGGATGGAAAGGTAACCAGGATAAGGCCTCTGGTTGCTGATGAAAAGGATTTCAAACCTTGGACCATCGAAGCAGGCGGCAGGAAATACAGCCCGCCTAAAAAATTTGCAATAGCTCCTTATGTTCATGCTGAACGGCGGAGACTTTATTCTGATGAACGGATAAAATATCCCATGAAAAGGGTTGATTTTGATCCAGACGGGGAACGCAATCCTCAGAACAGGGGGAAATCTCCATATGTCCGCATATCCTGGGATGAAGCCCTGGATATTGTTTCAAAAGAAATGAAAAGGGTAAAAGATACTTACGGCGGTTCAGCCATCAGCGGCATGACATCATCTCACCATAACTGGGGTATTGTCGGCTATAAAATGGGACCATTTGCACGTTTTATGAACATGTTTGAATTTACACCTGTTTTTGACAATCCTGACAGCTGGGAAGGCTGGCACTGGGGAGCCACCCATACATATGGTTTTTTCTGGCGGCTGGGAATGCCGGAACAATATGATCTTTTGGAAGACTCGCTTAAAAATGCAGAAATGATAGTATTCTGGTCAAATGATCCTGATTCTACAAGGGGAACATATACAGGACAGGATTCAGCACTCTGGCGCCAGTGGCTCAGGGAAAAAGGAATTAAGACCGTATTTATTGATCCTTTTCATAATTATACAGCGGGTCTTATGGAAGGAAAATGGCTTGCTCCAAGAATTGGTACGGATACTGCCCTGGCAATGGCAATTGCCCATGTATGGATTACAGAAAACACCTATGACAAGGAATATGTTCAAAACCGTACTATAGGGTTTGATGAATTTAAAAAATATATACTGGGGCAGGAAGACGGCCAGCCTAAAACCCCGGAATGGGCAGAACAGGAAAGCGGGATAAAAGCCCGCGTCATTCGTTCCCTTGCCAGGGAATGGGCTTCAAAACGCACTGTACTCTCAGGCGGGTCAAGAGGAGGGGAAGGCGGAGCCTGCCGCCAGGCCTATGCAACCGAATGGGCGCGAATGATGGTTCTGCTCCAGGCAATGCAGGGACTTGGTAAGCCAGGTGTAACCATATGGGGAACAACAATGGGTGCCCCTTCTGATACTGAATGCTGGTTCCCTGCATATGCTGATCTTCAGGGCCGCGTGGCTACCACCAAAGCTGCAAAACACCTGCCGGTCAATACTACAAAACAAAGACTGTGGCGGCTTACCCTGCCTGATGCTGTTTTAAATCCGCCAGTAAGCTGGTATGGAGAAGGATTCTGCGGCCAGTCCCTTGAGCAGCAGTTCAAGCATTTTGAATATCCCATGAAAGGTTATTCAGAGATAAAAATGTTTTACCGTTACGGCGGTTCTTTTATGGGAACCATGAGCGATACTACAAAATGGGTAAGAATGTATCAAAGCCCCAAACTTGAGTTTGTTGTAAACCAGGATGTCTGGTACAACAGCGAAACAAAAATGGCTGACATTATTTTACCTGCATGTACCAATTTTGAAAGAGACGATGTTGGCGAATGGGGAGCCTGCGGCGGTTATACTGTTCATGCAAGCAGCGGGTGCAATTACAGGATTGTTGTTCGCCAGCAGAAATGTCTTGAACCCATGTGGGAATCCAAATCAGATTATGAAATCTTTACCCTTATTGCAGACCGCCTGGGCATGAAAGAAACCTTTACCGATGGAAAGACAGAACTGGAATGGGTAAAAACATTTTTTGACATATCAGACCTTCCTAAATATACAAGCTGGGAGGAATTTAACAAAAAAGGTTACTGCATAATCAATATTAAAGATGATTACAAATCCACTCCTTCCCTGCGCTGGTTTTATGAAGGCAGGGAATGCGATACCCCTGATATGAACAACCCAAAGCGCAAAACTGAAAAGGCAAAAGAGCTTGGTACATACAGTGGAAAGATTGAATTTGTTTCAGAAAGTCTTAAAGCCCATTTTCCTGATGACCAGGAACGCCCTTTATCTCCGCATTATATTCCAAGCTGGGAAGGACATCACAGCGAAATGTACAAGGAATATCCCTTGCAGCTTCTTTCTCCCCATCCCAGGTTCTCTTTCCATTGTCATTATGACAAGCATACTGACTGGCTTAATGACATTCCAGTACACCGCATAAAAAAAGACGGATATGCCTGGTGGCCTGCCCGCATTCATCCAGATGATGCAGCAGTAAGGGGAATCCGCAATAATGATATTGTGCGCCTGTACAATCACCGTGCATCGGTTCTCTGTATTGCAGTTGTTACAGAAAGGGTTCGTCCCGGGGTTATTCACAGTTATGCTTCCTCGGCAAAATATGACCCCTTGAATCCAGGAAGAGACGATTCCATAGATAAGGGAGGATGCGTTAACATGCTGACACCTTCGCGCATGGTTTCCCAGAATGCACCGGGAATGACTCCAAACTCTTGTCTTATAGAAATTGAAAAATGGGAGGGCTGATTAAAATGGCACGATTGAGTATATTAATAGATGTAAATAAATGTAACGGCTGTTATAACTGCTTTCTCTCATGCAGGGATGAGTATTATGATAATGAATATCCAGGATATTCAGCAGCCCAGCCCTTAAACGGACAATTCTGGATGCAGATTAAGGAAATAGAGCGGGGTGTTTATCCCAGGCCAAAGCTTTCCTATATTCCTATGCCCTGTCTTCACTGCAAAGATGCACCATGTATTGATGCTTCCAAAAACGGGGCGGTTTACCGCCGTGATGACGGTATTGTAATGATAGACCCAAAAAAGGCTGAAGGCCAGCAGGATATTGTCAATGCCTGTCCCTACCGTGCAATATTCTGGAATGAAGAAAAACAGGCTGCCCAGAAATGCACCATGTGCGCACACCGCATTGATGAAGGGGCAAAAGAGCCGCGATGTGTGGAATCATGTCCCACAGGCGCTCTTGTATTCGGCGATCTTGATGATCCTGACAGCGAAATCTCAAAACTTTCAAAAACCCTTAAAACCGAGGTCTTTCATCCTGAATTTAAAACATCGCCTTCTGTAATGTATTCAGGTATTCCAAAGAAATTCATTGCCGGTGAAATTGTATTAAAAGACAGGCAGGATGAATGCGCTAAAGGTGTAAAAGTAAAGCTGGAAGGGGAGGGGGTTAAGCTGGAAACCAGGACAGATAATTTCGGGGATTTTGAATTTGAAGGTCTTGAAAAGAATAAAAAATATAAAATCACCGTTGAACAGTCAGGTTATAATGTCTGGCAGTATGATCTTAAAATGCTGACAGATATTAATCTTGGAGAGATCGTACTGGAACCCAGATAAAAAATATGTTTCAAATTGTAGAGACAAGGCATGCCTTGTCTCTACATGGAATCTAATTAAAAAATACAGGGGAAATACACAAATGATAAGCGTAAAAGACGCAAAAGGCACACCCTATGATGCTGCTAAACATTTCGAGGTTTTCGGTCTCCAGAAGATAACCGAAGCCCAGTCAAAAAGGATTACAGTCTGCTACTCCTATTTCCAGCCCAACGGCGGCGCGGAAATGTCTTCATCTCCAAAGGAGCGGGTTTATTATGTGGTAAAAGGCTCTATCACAGTCAATGGAAAGGGAGATGAAACCCATGTTCTTAATCCAGGGGATCTCATATATATTGCTCCAGGGGAAGAGCGGGATATGATAATAAATGACGGAAAACCTGCTGAGGTTCTGGTTTTTATTGTTACACCATAACAAAAGGGGATATGCAAGCCATGAAAGATATTTTTAAATTAGACGGAAAGATTGCCATTGTTACAGGCGGAGCAGGCGGAATCGGTGAAGCCCTTGCCCTGGGACTGGGAATCCACGGGGCCGCGGTTGTTGTTTCCAGCAGAAACCAGGAAGCCATTGAAAAAGTCGCCCAGAAAATTACCCGGGAATCAGGCAATAACGCCATTGCAATTGCAGCAGACGTTACTGATGAAGCCAGTATGCAGAACCTGGTTGACGAGGTTCTTAAAAAATACGGAAAGATCGACATACTTGTTAATGCAATGGGCATGAATATAAAGCGGGATGCTTTTGAATATCCAATGGAAGACTGGGACAAGATTTTTAACGTAAATGTCAAGGGAACCATGATCGCCTGCAAGACAGTAGGCAGAGTTATGAAAAACCAGGGTAAAGGCGCTATTGTGAACCTGTCATCGGTTCGCGGCATACGCGGATATACAGGCGGCAATACCGGCTATTGCGCAACAAAAGGTGCTGTAGAGCTTATTACCAAAGCCCTGGCTCTTGAATGGGCTCCCAGCGGCATACGTGTAAATGCTTTAGGCCCTGCACTGGTAATTACACCGGGAACCCGTCATATTGCTGACAACCCGGAGCTGGCAAAAAAATATGCTTCTGCTGTGCCAATGGGCAGGATCGGCCTTCCTGAAGATATGGTAGGCGCGGTTATTTACCTGGCTTCTGATGCAGCCGGATTTGTAAGCGGTCAGACCATATATGTTGACGGCGGGCTGACAGCAGCTTAATTACTAACTTTCTCAAATAAAGAGGTTATTATGACAATGGTTACTGACCCTTATTCAGGTCTGCAATTAATAGAGCTTAGTCATGAGTGGGGACATGGAGTGCCGTCCATGCCCGGGCAGGATGACGTGGTTATGTTCCGGGCTGTTAAATTTGCACAGCACGGCGTTATGGCGCACCGCATAAAAACTGTTATGCACACAGGAACCCATATGAATGCGCCCCTGCATTTAATCCAGCGGGGAGCAGATCTGGCAGCCATCCCGGTTGACCGTTTTTTCGGAAACGGCGCTGTTTTAAATATCCCAAAAAAAAGTTATGAAGTAATAACTGCAAAAGACCTGGAATCAGCCTCACCCGGTGTTCAGCAGGGCGATATTGTTGTTATTGTTACAGGATGGCATCATAAATATTCTGATGCAATAGAATATTTCGGCGAATCTCCCGGGTTATCAAAAGATGCTGCACAATGGCTGGTAAAAAAAGACTGCAGGCTTGTCTGCGTTGACACTCCCCAGATAGATCATCCCCTTGCAACATCACTGGGACCCCATCGGGGAGGCCCCCAGATGAAACGCCTTGCACAAGATTATCAAAAAGCAACAGGACTTGATCCCAAAAAAGAACATCCTGAATGGAACGCAGCCCACAAAACCCTTTTAGGCGCTGGTATTCCCACAATTGAGCAGGTTGGAGGCGATGTGGATGTTCTTGCAGGCAAAAGAGCAACCTTTGCTGCAACACCCTGGAAATTCGGATATGGAGATGCATGCCCGGTCAGATTTGTCGGCATGATAGATCCCGCGGGAAAATGCCGGATTGATGCGGGTAATTAATTCAACTTTAAGGCAAAAAAAGGAATGAATAAATGAGCCTGAAAATATATAATTTAAGCCAGCCATTTCACCATCATATGCCTGAATGGCCTTCAACCCCCAGCGTTAATGTAACAGTTAATAAATTTCATGCAAAAGACGGGGTTTACCAGGTACAGTGGGAAGGCATCATGCACAGGGGAACCCATATGGATGCTCCCCTGCATGTAACTGAAAATACACCAGACATTAACGGCTATCCCTTGTGGCGTTTATGCGGAACCGGTGTTGCCGTGTCCATTCCCAAGGGCAAATGGGGAGTAATAACAGCACAAGACCTTGAAAATGCGGCTCCCAAAATCCAGGAAGGCGATATTGTCATGATTAACACTGGATTTCATCATAAATGGGGAGACACTGACGAATATTTTGCCTATGGATGCGGAATTTATAAAGACGGGGCACAATGGCTTGTTGATAAAAAGGTAAAACTGGTAGGATATGGATGCCAGGCAAACGATCATCCTATTGCAACCAAGCTTGTGGATCACGGCCTCGGACCCTCCCAGCCCCATTTGATTGAAGAATATAAAAAAGAAACAGGACGCGATCCAAAAGACGATTTTCCCTACTGGGAAGCCGGGCATAAAACCCTTATGGTTAAAGGCGGTATTCCAGGTATTGAAAACATTGGAGGCGATCTTGACGAAGTAACAGGCAAACGGTGCTTTTTCATGGCTTTCCCCTGGCGCTGGCCCGGTGGAGACGGGTGCGGTGTCCGTGTTCTTGCAGTTATTGATCCTGACCAGAAATTTCGTTTTGAAACAGGAAAATAAAGTAGAGACAAGACATGCCTTGTCTCTAAGGTTTTAGAAAAAATACGTTTATGTTATAGGAGAATCCATGATAGTAGATGAAATCCTGGTCAGAGCCAGGAAAGAAAAACGCACTGTCCTGACTGAGATCGAAGCCAAGCAGATACTCAGGGAAGCAGGCATAAAATGCACAGACACCCAGCTTGCAGAAACAAAAGAACAGGCTGTGGCTCTCAGCGAAAAAATGGGCTGGCCTGTTGTTCTTAAAATATCCTCTGTTGACATTACCCATAAAAGCGATGCAGGCGGAGTCAAGGTAAATCTGAAAAACAAAGCTGAAGTTGAGCAGGCTTTTGACAATATTATGACCTCATGCAGGGCTGCATGTCCTGATGCCGGTATCGAAGGAGTTGCAGTTCAGGCAATGGCAAAACCAGGCACTGAAGTAATTATAGGAATGACCAAAGACCCCTCATTTGGACCGGTTCTTATGTTTGGTCTGGGCGGGATATTTGTTGAATTGTTAAAAGATGTTGCTTTTAGAATTGTACCCCTTGAAAAAAAAGATGCATCTGAAATGATTAATGAGATCAAAGGGAAAAAATTACTGGAAGGATACCGGGGGCAGGATCCCGCTGACATCCCCTTTCTTGAGAACATGCTTTTAAAGCTTTCAGAACTTGTTGATAAAACAGGAGATATTGCAGAAATTGATATGAATCCTGTTTTTGCATATAAACAAGGTGCTGTTGTTGTTGATGCACGAATTATTTTAGAAGCAGATTAAATATTTGATCAAATTAAAACATAAGGACAATTCAGCCATGATGGATTTATTTTTTAAACCGAAATCGGTTGCTGTTATAGGAGCCAGCGGAACCCCCGGAAAGCTGGGCTACGTTATTGTTAAAAATATCGCTGACAGCGATTTTGCAGGAGAACTTTATCCGGTAAATCCAAAATCAGATGAGATATTAGGATATAAGGTATATCGCAGCTTAAAAGAAATACCTGGAGATATTGACCTGGTTGTAACAGCTCTTCCAACACCCAAAATTACTGTTGCAACAATGGAAGAATGTGCCGGCAAAGGGGTTAAAGCAGTAATTATTGAGTCAGCAGGATTTGCTGAAATGGGCGGGGAAGGCAAGGTTTTTCAGCAGCAAATAGTTGATATTGCAAAGAAAAACAATATCAGGGTAATGGGTCCCAACTGCTCCGGCATTGTTTCACGGGATATTGTAACATCTATTTATCCAATGACCAAAAAAGTCCCAAAAGGCAACGTGGTGCTGATAGGACAATCAGGTCTTTTAGCAGCCGGTATGGCTTCGGATATTGTTGAAAATGAAAGCCTGAATATCAGTAAAGTATGTTCAATTGGAAACAAATGCGATGTTAATGAAAACGATCTCCTGGAATACTTTGGAAATGACGATGAGGTTGATGTAATTTCAATGTATCTTGAAACTGTCAGCGATGGAAGAAAACTGACTGCTATTGCCAAAAAGATTGCAGCTAAAAAACCTGTTATCTTTCTCAGCGGGGGACGCACAGAAGCAGGTGCAAAAGCTGCCATGAGTCATACAGGCAGTATTGCCAGCAATTCCAGGATTGTTGAAACAGCCATCAGGCAGACCGGTATGATTACGGCTGATGATTTTACAGAATTAAAAGATTTTGCCAAAGTTTTTTCCACCCAGCCCCTTCCCAAAGGCAACCGGGTTGCAGTAATCACCCTGGCAGGAAGCGTTGGGGTTAATGTTTCTGATCTGTGTGCAAATTTTGGACTGGAACTGCCCAAACTGACCCCGGGAACAACTGAAAAACTCAAGGACATGTTTGACACCCCTGTATCAAATCCAGTTGACCTGTATTTCTCTGTAACCAAAATAGGTTTTACAAAAACCCTGGAAACAACTTTCCCTGATGCATTCAGGGATCCGAATATAGACGCTGCCGTATTAATCCTGGCAGGTTTTGAATATACCCAGGAAGCTGTTCAGAAAAAAATTATCCAGAAAATCGTCCAGGAGGTTGGTAAACCAGTGGTGGTCTGCATGATTGTTGGATACAACAAATATAAAAACGTTATCATGGACGAAATGGGAAAAGAACTGCCCGTATTTCCATCCTTGATCTCAGGGGTAAAAGCTTTAAGTAAATTGTGCGAATACGGTATCCGCAAACAAAAATTATCAGCCTGAAGGGGGAAGTATATGGCTTACGAAAACATAATCCTGGAAAAAGAAAACAATATTGCAGTCATTACCTTCAACCGTCCCGAGGCCATGAATGCCTTGAATAATCAGACAAGAGCCGAATTTGCCCAGGCAGTTGCAGATGTTGCAGCAGATGATGAAATTAAGGTTCTCATTCTCACAGGCTCAGGCAAGGCTTTTGTTGCAGGTTCTGATATTAAGGAATTTAATAAAACCACTCCACTGGCAGCCCATAATATTACGCGGCTGGGTGCAATGGTTGAAAAACTGGAAAAACCGGTTATAGCAGCAGTAAACGGCTTCTGCCTTGGCGGCGGATGTGAAATTGCAATGGGATGCGATATTATCATAGCATCTGAAAAGGCAAAATTCGGCCAGCCTGAAATCAACCTGGGCATAATTCCAGGGGGGGGCGGAACCCAGAGGCTGCAAAGGCTGGTTGGAGCCTGCCGTGCCAAGGAACTTATCTTTACTGGTGATATTATAAGGGCAGAAGAAGCAGACAGGATCGGCCTGGTAAACAGGGTAGTCCCAATGGATGAACTCATGCCTGCTGCAAAAGAGATCGCCGGGAAGATAGCATCAAAAAGCCAGGCAGCGCTAAAGCTTGCAAAACAGGCCATAAACAAGGGAATGCAGACAAGCCTGGAAGACGGTCTTGATTATGAAAGAGAGATGTACAGCCTGTCTTTGACCCTGGAGGATAAAGCAGAAGGTGTGGCCGCATTTCTTGAAAAAAGAAAACCCGAATTTAAGGGAAGATAAAAATACTGGTTTTATTATCCAGGATATATATATATCATCAATTAGTGAGGAATAAAAATAATGGAAAACATGGCAAACAAGGTAGCTAGAATACCGAATTTAGTGGACTGGTCAACTGGCGAAGTCAGATTAATGAGTGCAAAATGCGGTTCCTGCGGAACCTGCTTTTTTCCAAAGGAACATTATCAACATCGTCCAGGCTGCTCAAGGGAAGGGGTGGAAGATATCCTGCTCCCCAGCAAAGGCAGGCTGGCAAGTTATACCATTCAGTATTATCCCTGCCCCCCGCCCTTTAAAACAGAGAAAAAAATTACCCCGTACGGCATTGGTCTTGTTGAATTTAAAGATCAAAATATCCAGGTTGCCGGCATTATAACAGATACGGATCTTAAATCCCTTAAACTGGGGATGGAAATGGAAACAACCACTCTGACCATGTTCAGCAATGAGGAAAAACAGGAAGTGGTTACCTGGGCGTTTCGGGCTGTTAAATAACCGATTTTAATTTAAGCATAAGAAGGGATAATTACAATGAGAGATGTATATATTATTGGAACCGGGATTCACCC from the Desulfonema limicola genome contains:
- a CDS encoding TRAP transporter substrate-binding protein — protein: MKKQIMGLLVSIFFIFVFTSGVYAKTITLRFAHQNPDTGLSSTQCVDPWLRKVEEATKGQVKIQAFYGQTLAKGKDMWNATKTGITDIAWCFHGYWPGMTPLSDVISLPALPFKSAEKGSEVLWKLYEQFPEIQNEYKDVKVLLFYTSEPYSLITIKKQVKTVEDMKGMKIRMSGGPSTDMVKALGGVPMLIPMPDNYISLQKGVIDGMGAPWEAIHVWRFYEVVDYYTEVPFPAVYFSIAMNKNKWNSLPKDIQDAIMSVGGEFGSKFWGKNFFDLMKAEGVKKIKEQGQGDHIYELTQEEREKWIEIGGRPVWEQWVKTMEAQGHKNARQILETTIKLAQE
- a CDS encoding TRAP transporter small permease, giving the protein MKAEKNIFETFIKNISKFLMAVGAVFLMLMMFLTALDVVFRYIMNSPIAGALEIVEYMMAVLIPFSIAYCAFQRSHVAVDLIFENFPRIIQKGAEIITIFLSFLFISAITWENILYIGEVYSSKMTSAVLLIPSYPFVIPTALGCLVFSLILLLHLYQAFREAE
- a CDS encoding TRAP transporter large permease, encoding MSANMAGLIGIMILLVFILARMNIGISMGLVGFLGFAYVAGFTPALGVLKTVPYTTFSEHGLSVIPLFLLMGAFAFHSGMSEDLFDAVYKWLGHFRGGVAMATIVACACFAAISGSSLATAATLGAIALPEMKKYKYDDGLATGAVAAGGSVGILIPPSVILIIYGIITEQSIGKLFLAGFIPGIMEAVFYIFTIGYLTYFKPEHGPRGPKTTFKEKLKSLKKAWEVFFLFFLVIGGIYKGIFTPTEAAGVGAFGTFFFSLVKGKMTWKNLKESLSSTVETTGMLFLVILGAMIFGYFLSVTRLPMEFASTVAGLPVNRYVVLGFILLIVLFLGCVMDSMAIVLLTIPVFYPLILKLNFDPIWFGILVVRVTEMGLITPPVGLNVFIIKGISGVPIGTIFRGVIPHLIADFIQVLVLIMFPQIVLWLPSLMD
- a CDS encoding molybdopterin-dependent oxidoreductase, translated to MTEQVFTNCTNAGPVSVYVKDGKVTRIRPLVADEKDFKPWTIEAGGRKYSPPKKFAIAPYVHAERRRLYSDERIKYPMKRVDFDPDGERNPQNRGKSPYVRISWDEALDIVSKEMKRVKDTYGGSAISGMTSSHHNWGIVGYKMGPFARFMNMFEFTPVFDNPDSWEGWHWGATHTYGFFWRLGMPEQYDLLEDSLKNAEMIVFWSNDPDSTRGTYTGQDSALWRQWLREKGIKTVFIDPFHNYTAGLMEGKWLAPRIGTDTALAMAIAHVWITENTYDKEYVQNRTIGFDEFKKYILGQEDGQPKTPEWAEQESGIKARVIRSLAREWASKRTVLSGGSRGGEGGACRQAYATEWARMMVLLQAMQGLGKPGVTIWGTTMGAPSDTECWFPAYADLQGRVATTKAAKHLPVNTTKQRLWRLTLPDAVLNPPVSWYGEGFCGQSLEQQFKHFEYPMKGYSEIKMFYRYGGSFMGTMSDTTKWVRMYQSPKLEFVVNQDVWYNSETKMADIILPACTNFERDDVGEWGACGGYTVHASSGCNYRIVVRQQKCLEPMWESKSDYEIFTLIADRLGMKETFTDGKTELEWVKTFFDISDLPKYTSWEEFNKKGYCIINIKDDYKSTPSLRWFYEGRECDTPDMNNPKRKTEKAKELGTYSGKIEFVSESLKAHFPDDQERPLSPHYIPSWEGHHSEMYKEYPLQLLSPHPRFSFHCHYDKHTDWLNDIPVHRIKKDGYAWWPARIHPDDAAVRGIRNNDIVRLYNHRASVLCIAVVTERVRPGVIHSYASSAKYDPLNPGRDDSIDKGGCVNMLTPSRMVSQNAPGMTPNSCLIEIEKWEG
- a CDS encoding 4Fe-4S dicluster domain-containing protein; the encoded protein is MARLSILIDVNKCNGCYNCFLSCRDEYYDNEYPGYSAAQPLNGQFWMQIKEIERGVYPRPKLSYIPMPCLHCKDAPCIDASKNGAVYRRDDGIVMIDPKKAEGQQDIVNACPYRAIFWNEEKQAAQKCTMCAHRIDEGAKEPRCVESCPTGALVFGDLDDPDSEISKLSKTLKTEVFHPEFKTSPSVMYSGIPKKFIAGEIVLKDRQDECAKGVKVKLEGEGVKLETRTDNFGDFEFEGLEKNKKYKITVEQSGYNVWQYDLKMLTDINLGEIVLEPR
- a CDS encoding cupin domain-containing protein — its product is MISVKDAKGTPYDAAKHFEVFGLQKITEAQSKRITVCYSYFQPNGGAEMSSSPKERVYYVVKGSITVNGKGDETHVLNPGDLIYIAPGEERDMIINDGKPAEVLVFIVTP
- a CDS encoding SDR family NAD(P)-dependent oxidoreductase produces the protein MKDIFKLDGKIAIVTGGAGGIGEALALGLGIHGAAVVVSSRNQEAIEKVAQKITRESGNNAIAIAADVTDEASMQNLVDEVLKKYGKIDILVNAMGMNIKRDAFEYPMEDWDKIFNVNVKGTMIACKTVGRVMKNQGKGAIVNLSSVRGIRGYTGGNTGYCATKGAVELITKALALEWAPSGIRVNALGPALVITPGTRHIADNPELAKKYASAVPMGRIGLPEDMVGAVIYLASDAAGFVSGQTIYVDGGLTAA
- a CDS encoding cyclase family protein; this translates as MTMVTDPYSGLQLIELSHEWGHGVPSMPGQDDVVMFRAVKFAQHGVMAHRIKTVMHTGTHMNAPLHLIQRGADLAAIPVDRFFGNGAVLNIPKKSYEVITAKDLESASPGVQQGDIVVIVTGWHHKYSDAIEYFGESPGLSKDAAQWLVKKDCRLVCVDTPQIDHPLATSLGPHRGGPQMKRLAQDYQKATGLDPKKEHPEWNAAHKTLLGAGIPTIEQVGGDVDVLAGKRATFAATPWKFGYGDACPVRFVGMIDPAGKCRIDAGN
- a CDS encoding cyclase family protein, translating into MSLKIYNLSQPFHHHMPEWPSTPSVNVTVNKFHAKDGVYQVQWEGIMHRGTHMDAPLHVTENTPDINGYPLWRLCGTGVAVSIPKGKWGVITAQDLENAAPKIQEGDIVMINTGFHHKWGDTDEYFAYGCGIYKDGAQWLVDKKVKLVGYGCQANDHPIATKLVDHGLGPSQPHLIEEYKKETGRDPKDDFPYWEAGHKTLMVKGGIPGIENIGGDLDEVTGKRCFFMAFPWRWPGGDGCGVRVLAVIDPDQKFRFETGK